ATTCCCAGGCGCGGATGTCGGTGAAGTGTCCGGCGATGGCGGCGGCGGCCGCCATGGCGGGGCTCACGAGATGAGTGCGTCCGCCGCGACCCTGGCGCCCTTCGAAGTTGCGGTTGCTGGTAGAGGCGCAGCGCTCGCCGGGAGCGAGGATGTCGGGATTCATCCCCAGGCACATGGAACAGCCGGGCTCGCGCCACTCGAAGCCGGCCGCCAGGAAGATCTCGTGCAGGCCTTCCTTCTCGGCGTTGCGCTTGACCTCCTGG
The sequence above is drawn from the Terriglobales bacterium genome and encodes:
- a CDS encoding aconitase family protein, with translation PGTAIEDIHVDCVFVGSCTNSRLEDLRAAAGVVRGYRVHPKVRALVVPGSQEVKRNAEKEGLHEIFLAAGFEWREPGCSMCLGMNPDILAPGERCASTSNRNFEGRQGRGGRTHLVSPAMAAAAAIAGHFTDIRAWEYKEVADAAFSRA